From the Carboxydothermus pertinax genome, the window GAGTTAATTTTGGCTTAGGTTATAATTTTAGCTACCAAGCCCGGGCGGTAGACCTGGAAACGGCTTATGAAATAGGCGAAAAACTTTCTTTCAAAACCAATGTTTGGCGGCGGGAATTTCTCTTTGAACCGGAACTTACCTTATATCTTACGGATCTAAACCTGCAGTCGCTCTTTAAAAAACCTGTTTATCAGCTGCTTTTAGGGCGTAGCCAGGATTTAGCCTGGGTTGCGGGTATCGACGAAATCGAACTTGCTAAAGTAGACAAAGCTACCTTGAAAGGCTGCTTGGTACCGGTTGGCGTCCAAGGAGCTGTTGGGCCGCTTGTTTCC encodes:
- the cas5b gene encoding type I-B CRISPR-associated protein Cas5b, which translates into the protein MKALKIKIKGLTASFRYPLFISGYQPTLTVPPLSTVLGLISAAAGEVIRRVNFGLGYNFSYQARAVDLETAYEIGEKLSFKTNVWRREFLFEPELTLYLTDLNLQSLFKKPVYQLLLGRSQDLAWVAGIDEIELAKVDKATLKGCLVPVGVQGAVGPLVSLPVIFDGGYPRKRLKTEKFIIIDRECQVRDEKNLYLDPDEDYGVYLYDPEYFC